From a single Bryobacter aggregatus MPL3 genomic region:
- a CDS encoding PLP-dependent aminotransferase family protein yields MKYSGPISTAFRPRVAGQTLSDWLYTELRQAILEARIPRGCVLPPSRELALQLGISRGVIVHVFGQLQEEGYLVARVGAGTSVATQVPEDFLSSAKVFVPPLPEETDPLYRRPVRAFRTIEPGLAEFPVETWARVAGRCMRKMSTAILAGGDVAGYLPLREAIAAYLGASRGVACHAGQIFITSGTQQSLDCIARVLTRPGDALWMEDPGYSGAVDAFRLAGAKIIPVPVDEEGLNVDRGREVCRNPRAIYLTPAHQFPLGVTLSLDRKIDLLQYTRKQGIAVIEDDYDSEFRFSGRPIPAMRGLASSDHVFLLGTFNKSLFPSLRLAYMVVPDPYLDPMRKLRLQVERYPPGISQIVLASFLEDGHYGKHLRRMREIYGSRLAALQAAVRRYLEGVLRLPNIEAGLNTPAFLENGMTSTEAHARATAAGVECWPLDQFALARRDLQGLVLGFAAIDEKAIRRGVQLLARALC; encoded by the coding sequence GTGAAGTATAGTGGTCCAATTTCGACTGCCTTCCGGCCGCGTGTTGCCGGGCAAACGCTGAGCGATTGGCTCTATACCGAGTTACGGCAGGCGATCCTCGAAGCTCGAATTCCCCGGGGCTGTGTGCTGCCACCAAGCCGGGAGCTTGCCTTGCAACTCGGGATTTCGCGAGGCGTGATCGTCCATGTCTTTGGGCAACTCCAGGAAGAGGGCTATCTGGTGGCAAGGGTGGGGGCTGGCACCAGCGTGGCCACCCAGGTTCCGGAAGATTTTCTCTCCTCCGCAAAGGTGTTTGTGCCTCCGTTGCCGGAAGAGACAGACCCGTTGTATCGGCGTCCGGTGCGCGCCTTTCGCACCATCGAACCTGGATTGGCCGAGTTTCCGGTGGAGACCTGGGCGAGAGTTGCGGGCCGCTGCATGCGCAAGATGAGCACGGCGATCCTGGCCGGAGGGGATGTGGCTGGCTATCTGCCATTGCGGGAAGCGATCGCCGCCTATCTTGGGGCCTCGCGGGGAGTGGCTTGCCACGCCGGACAGATCTTCATCACCTCAGGAACGCAGCAGTCCCTCGACTGTATCGCCCGTGTGCTCACGCGTCCTGGCGACGCCCTGTGGATGGAAGATCCGGGTTACTCGGGTGCTGTGGATGCCTTTCGCCTTGCAGGCGCGAAGATCATTCCGGTGCCGGTGGATGAGGAAGGGCTCAATGTGGATCGGGGCAGGGAAGTCTGCCGGAACCCACGGGCGATCTACCTCACTCCGGCGCATCAGTTTCCGCTCGGGGTGACGCTGAGTCTCGATCGCAAGATCGACCTCCTGCAGTACACCCGCAAGCAAGGGATCGCCGTGATCGAGGACGATTACGATAGCGAGTTCCGCTTCTCCGGGCGCCCCATTCCGGCAATGCGCGGATTGGCCTCCTCGGACCATGTCTTCCTCTTGGGCACCTTCAACAAGAGCCTTTTCCCGTCGCTGCGGCTGGCCTACATGGTGGTGCCGGATCCTTATCTCGATCCCATGCGCAAACTTCGCTTACAGGTGGAACGCTATCCGCCGGGCATCTCGCAAATCGTGCTGGCGAGTTTCCTGGAGGACGGTCATTACGGCAAGCATCTCCGTCGCATGCGAGAGATCTATGGCTCCCGGCTGGCTGCACTGCAAGCTGCAGTCCGGCGCTACTTAGAAGGCGTTCTGCGACTCCCGAACATCGAAGCCGGACTGAACACACCAGCCTTTCTCGAGAACGGAATGACTTCGACAGAAGCTCACGCACGCGCTACTGCAGCAGGTGTGGAGTGTTGGCCTCTGGATCAGTTCGCCCTTGCACGCCGGGATCTGCAAGGTCTCGTGCTTGGCTTTGCCGCGATTGATGAGAAAGCGATTCGCCGGGGAGTGCAGTTACTGGCGAGGGCGCTTTGTTAG
- a CDS encoding RidA family protein: MTPQEIAESLHIVFEKQTPGYLNLAIRSGNQILSSGHVSTLKGKLGAGVSTEEGYAAARDCVAKILNSVWNTHGTLNGLRVIKVLGCVNSTPDFTDQHLVINGASDLLHQIFGKTGDGFHARSALGFASLPTGVAVEVEAIFEVLT, translated from the coding sequence ATGACTCCACAAGAAATCGCCGAAAGCCTCCACATCGTCTTTGAAAAGCAGACTCCCGGCTACCTCAACCTCGCCATCCGTTCTGGCAACCAGATCCTCAGCTCCGGCCATGTCAGCACGCTGAAGGGCAAGCTCGGCGCCGGTGTCTCGACGGAAGAAGGCTACGCCGCCGCCCGCGATTGCGTCGCCAAGATCTTGAACTCGGTCTGGAACACGCACGGCACCCTCAACGGGCTCCGCGTCATCAAAGTCCTCGGCTGTGTGAACTCCACACCCGACTTCACAGACCAGCACCTCGTCATCAACGGCGCATCCGACCTGCTGCACCAGATCTTCGGCAAGACGGGCGACGGATTTCACGCCCGCTCCGCACTCGGCTTTGCATCGCTCCCCACCGGTGTGGCGGTCGAAGTTGAAGCGATCTTCGAAGTCCTTACTTAG
- a CDS encoding alpha/beta hydrolase, which translates to MLSTLLLLPLLAQAPPPAQTNPRPPQAPAQPPGPNTDGQYRLGPDSLEQEGVPRGKVVGPFVLPSEAYPGTQHTYYVYVPAQYDPKVPASLMIFQDGQAFMYPEGDARAHNVMDNLIYRREIPVMIGVFINPGRRPDQPEPNPKEWGDRTTNRPTEYNSLDDRYARVVVDELLPALYKEYNISKDPARHGIGGASSGAIAAFTVAWHRPDHFQKVLSIVGSFTNLRGGHVYPDLVAKADKKPIRIFMVDGRNDNRALRADGTYDATRDWFLNNVNLMKALTAKGYDVNYSWGIGKHGQKQGGAMIPEMMRWLWRDHPVSTDVHDMVERSFNDPKPAK; encoded by the coding sequence ATGCTCAGTACGCTTCTCCTTCTTCCGCTCCTAGCGCAAGCACCCCCACCGGCCCAGACGAATCCAAGACCTCCGCAGGCCCCGGCCCAGCCGCCGGGCCCGAACACCGATGGCCAGTATCGTCTGGGTCCCGATTCGTTGGAACAGGAAGGGGTTCCTCGCGGGAAAGTTGTGGGCCCCTTTGTTCTCCCGAGCGAGGCCTATCCCGGCACGCAGCACACCTACTACGTCTATGTTCCGGCGCAGTACGATCCGAAGGTGCCGGCCAGTCTGATGATTTTTCAGGACGGCCAGGCTTTCATGTATCCGGAAGGCGATGCGCGCGCCCACAATGTCATGGATAACCTCATCTACCGGCGCGAGATTCCGGTCATGATCGGGGTGTTCATCAATCCCGGCCGCCGTCCCGACCAGCCCGAACCCAATCCGAAAGAGTGGGGCGATCGCACGACGAATCGTCCAACCGAGTACAACAGTCTCGACGATCGCTACGCGCGCGTTGTCGTGGATGAATTGCTCCCGGCGCTCTATAAGGAGTACAACATCTCGAAAGATCCGGCCCGCCACGGCATCGGCGGCGCCAGTTCCGGCGCCATCGCTGCCTTCACCGTCGCCTGGCATCGCCCCGATCATTTCCAGAAGGTGTTGAGCATTGTTGGCAGCTTCACGAATCTGCGTGGCGGACACGTCTATCCCGATCTGGTTGCCAAGGCCGACAAGAAGCCGATTCGTATCTTCATGGTGGACGGTCGCAATGACAATCGCGCGCTGCGTGCCGACGGCACCTACGACGCAACTCGCGATTGGTTCTTGAACAATGTGAATCTGATGAAGGCGCTGACTGCCAAGGGTTATGACGTCAACTATTCTTGGGGCATTGGCAAGCATGGCCAGAAGCAAGGCGGCGCCATGATCCCTGAGATGATGCGTTGGCTGTGGCGCGACCATCCGGTCAGCACTGACGTGCATGACATGGTGGAGCGCTCCTTTAACGATCCAAAACCTGCAAAATAG
- a CDS encoding phosphomannomutase/phosphoglucomutase yields the protein MLKETIFREYDIRGIADRDLLSPDIEILGRAIGTYMIRRTGKKVNLGRDCRLSGPRLHEALLKGLLSTGCEVTDIGVVPTPLLYYSVYKFHAEAGIMITGSHNPADYNGFKMMAGKAAVYGQDIQDILKLIQTGDFENGTGTVTQADPITPYVEEIPQGFDFKRRIKVVFDAGNGTAGPTLHRLLERLNVEAVEMFFEMDGAFPNHHPDPTVEHNLEMLKDAVREHKADLGIAFDGDSDRIGAVDENGNVVWGDQLMLIYAREILSRKPGSTFIGEVKCSQIMYDTIEKLGGKPIMYKTGHSLIKTKMKEEHAELAGEMSGHIFFADRYYGFDDALYAACRLIEIVAASGKPLSHQLEGLPTTVTTPEIRVDWPDETKFQTVAKVTAYFKSTHRVVDVDGVRVIFERGWGLLRASNTQPVLVMRFEAETPELLKEYQSTVESALQAAI from the coding sequence ATGCTCAAAGAGACTATCTTCCGCGAATACGACATCCGCGGCATCGCTGATCGTGACCTGCTCTCTCCGGATATCGAAATCCTCGGACGCGCCATTGGCACCTACATGATTCGCCGCACTGGCAAGAAGGTGAATCTGGGGCGGGACTGCCGTCTTTCTGGTCCGCGGCTTCACGAAGCTTTGCTCAAGGGCCTGCTGTCGACGGGCTGTGAGGTCACCGACATTGGCGTTGTCCCCACACCGCTCCTTTACTATTCGGTATACAAGTTCCATGCCGAGGCCGGAATCATGATCACCGGTTCCCACAATCCTGCGGACTATAACGGCTTCAAGATGATGGCTGGCAAGGCTGCTGTGTATGGGCAAGACATCCAGGACATCCTCAAGCTGATCCAGACCGGCGATTTTGAAAACGGCACAGGCACCGTCACTCAGGCGGACCCGATCACACCCTATGTTGAAGAAATCCCGCAGGGTTTCGATTTCAAGCGGCGGATCAAAGTTGTGTTCGATGCGGGCAATGGCACTGCTGGCCCCACGCTGCACCGCCTGCTCGAACGGCTGAATGTCGAAGCCGTCGAAATGTTCTTCGAGATGGACGGAGCTTTCCCGAATCATCATCCGGACCCCACCGTCGAGCACAATCTCGAAATGCTCAAGGACGCTGTCCGGGAGCACAAAGCGGATCTGGGGATTGCCTTCGATGGCGATTCGGACCGCATTGGCGCTGTCGATGAAAATGGGAACGTCGTTTGGGGCGACCAGCTCATGCTGATCTACGCGCGGGAGATTCTTTCCCGTAAGCCCGGTTCCACCTTCATCGGCGAGGTGAAGTGTTCGCAGATCATGTACGACACCATCGAGAAGCTTGGTGGCAAGCCGATCATGTATAAGACCGGCCACTCTCTCATCAAGACCAAGATGAAGGAGGAACATGCCGAACTGGCCGGTGAAATGTCTGGCCATATCTTCTTTGCAGACCGCTATTACGGCTTTGACGATGCGCTCTATGCCGCCTGCCGTCTGATCGAGATTGTCGCTGCTTCCGGCAAGCCGTTGTCGCACCAGCTCGAAGGACTGCCCACTACGGTCACCACTCCTGAGATTCGCGTGGACTGGCCGGACGAAACGAAGTTCCAAACAGTCGCAAAAGTGACTGCGTACTTCAAGTCGACCCATCGCGTTGTGGATGTCGATGGGGTCCGGGTGATCTTCGAGAGAGGCTGGGGACTGCTCCGCGCATCCAACACGCAACCGGTACTGGTGATGCGCTTTGAAGCAGAGACGCCAGAACTCCTGAAAGAATATCAATCTACAGTGGAATCAGCGTTGCAAGCCGCGATATGA
- a CDS encoding M28 family metallopeptidase: MSEKVVKERLERGTVSMKERQSVIRELFQGATCEIEEQKVDKHYGNVICTLPGETDSTIVVGGHYDFIERGQGIVDDWTGTALLPSLYQSMKGETRKHTYVFIAFAAEERGLVGSTAYVKKLSAAQRAKIQAVVNLECLGMGPVNVWVSRSTPSLVLRLAEVAKAIEVPLHRVDVDKVGDDDTHPFHNLGIPVLSIHSITQESYSILHTAKDQLSVVKMSDYYTAYRLAAFYLSYLDLKLP, encoded by the coding sequence ATGTCTGAAAAAGTCGTGAAGGAACGACTGGAGCGTGGGACTGTCTCGATGAAAGAGCGGCAGTCTGTGATTCGCGAGTTGTTCCAAGGCGCGACCTGTGAGATCGAAGAGCAAAAGGTCGACAAACACTATGGGAATGTCATTTGCACTTTACCGGGCGAGACCGATTCGACCATTGTGGTGGGGGGACATTATGATTTTATTGAGCGGGGTCAGGGCATTGTCGATGACTGGACGGGGACAGCATTACTCCCGTCGCTTTACCAGTCGATGAAGGGCGAAACAAGAAAACATACCTATGTTTTTATTGCTTTTGCCGCTGAGGAGCGTGGACTGGTAGGCTCAACGGCTTACGTCAAAAAACTGAGCGCCGCACAGCGAGCCAAGATTCAGGCCGTGGTGAACCTCGAATGCCTGGGCATGGGGCCTGTGAATGTCTGGGTGAGCCGATCGACGCCGAGCCTGGTACTGCGACTGGCCGAGGTCGCAAAGGCCATCGAGGTTCCGCTGCACCGTGTGGATGTGGATAAGGTGGGTGACGACGATACGCATCCGTTCCATAACCTGGGGATTCCTGTGCTCTCGATCCACTCCATTACGCAGGAAAGCTATTCGATTCTGCATACGGCAAAAGATCAGCTGTCTGTGGTCAAAATGAGCGACTACTACACGGCGTATCGCCTGGCCGCTTTCTACTTGAGCTATTTGGATTTGAAACTGCCGTGA
- a CDS encoding carboxymuconolactone decarboxylase family protein translates to MSDRLIVRKAAPEGYQKLRDLSSYLSGCGLEPQLLHLVYLRASQLNHCAYCTDMHWKDARQGGDTEQRLSLVSVWREYAGFTEREKAAFAWTEAVTKLHSIPTELFEATRLHFSDTELANLTLAIGTINLWNRLGVAFQLTPGIYQPSQH, encoded by the coding sequence ATGAGCGATCGATTGATAGTCAGAAAAGCAGCGCCGGAAGGCTACCAGAAGCTTAGAGACTTGAGCAGTTATTTGAGCGGATGTGGATTAGAACCACAGCTTCTACACTTGGTCTATCTGCGAGCCTCGCAACTGAACCACTGCGCCTACTGCACGGACATGCACTGGAAGGATGCCAGACAGGGAGGCGACACCGAGCAGCGACTTTCGCTGGTCAGCGTCTGGCGGGAATACGCAGGCTTCACAGAACGGGAGAAGGCTGCCTTCGCCTGGACAGAAGCCGTCACCAAACTCCATAGCATTCCGACGGAGTTATTCGAAGCAACCCGGCTTCATTTTAGTGATACAGAACTGGCAAATCTGACTTTAGCCATCGGGACCATCAACCTTTGGAACCGGCTGGGAGTGGCCTTCCAGTTGACTCCTGGAATTTACCAGCCAAGCCAGCACTAA
- a CDS encoding cupin domain-containing protein, which produces MNTRRDLLATLALSSVAGMAQTSGTKAEVLKRQPLPAPFDGWEAAFLSVTTQPGVGSPPHSHGGFVLGYVIEGEFRFAIDGNPPLVLKAGETFYEPPGARHTVSASARPDREVKVLAIVILEKGKEITR; this is translated from the coding sequence ATGAATACCAGACGCGATCTGCTTGCGACGCTGGCCTTATCTTCGGTTGCGGGAATGGCCCAGACTTCCGGCACAAAGGCCGAAGTCCTGAAGAGACAGCCACTGCCGGCGCCATTTGACGGCTGGGAGGCCGCCTTTCTCTCGGTGACGACACAGCCCGGCGTCGGCTCTCCACCTCATTCGCATGGAGGCTTCGTTCTCGGCTACGTCATCGAGGGAGAGTTCCGCTTTGCCATAGACGGCAATCCGCCGCTCGTCCTCAAAGCGGGCGAGACCTTCTACGAACCGCCAGGCGCCAGGCATACTGTGTCTGCCAGCGCGCGACCCGACCGCGAGGTCAAAGTACTAGCAATTGTCATTCTCGAAAAGGGGAAGGAGATCACCAGATGA
- a CDS encoding aminotransferase class V-fold PLP-dependent enzyme: MDCTTRPPGYSRLDQQGQVYLDYTGASLYADSQIEEHLALLRSGVLGNPHSANPTSIAMTNLVERTRAAILDFFHAPNYHVVFTQNATGALKLVGESFPFENGQLLLSADNHNSVNGMREFARKQAKVSYLPLDSDLRLQPVRFPQVAAHSLFAFPAQSNYTGVQHPLSLIGEAQEKGWRVLLDAAAFVPTNRLNLTEYQPDFVCLSFYKMFGYPTGIGALLIHKNAIDILRRPWFAGGTVKLVSVQGESHALASGEAAFEDGTLNYLAIPAVEIGLRHLKTLGLGATSARVQALTAATLERLQSLRHQNGKALLRIYGPQEMLMRGSTITMNLYDRDGIRIDFRRVEELAGQQGISLRGGCFCNPGANEFAEELTEEDMRAGFAADVDVSLPGFIRMMQTRNPGKSAGAIRASLGIASNQADVDAFLRFLEGFLDQSQASIGTVTIEDNDCRIIRDGV, translated from the coding sequence TTGGACTGTACAACTCGGCCACCCGGCTATTCCCGTCTTGATCAACAGGGTCAGGTCTATCTCGATTACACTGGCGCTTCGCTCTACGCGGATTCGCAAATCGAGGAGCACCTGGCCCTCTTACGTAGCGGCGTTCTCGGCAACCCACATTCCGCCAATCCCACCTCGATCGCAATGACCAATCTCGTCGAGCGCACTCGCGCCGCGATTCTCGACTTCTTTCACGCCCCCAACTATCACGTTGTCTTTACCCAGAATGCGACCGGAGCTCTCAAGCTGGTGGGCGAGTCGTTTCCGTTTGAGAACGGCCAGTTACTGTTGAGCGCAGACAACCACAATTCTGTGAACGGTATGCGTGAGTTTGCCCGGAAACAGGCGAAGGTCTCCTATCTGCCGCTCGATTCCGATTTGCGCCTCCAGCCCGTTCGCTTTCCGCAGGTGGCCGCTCACAGTCTGTTTGCCTTTCCTGCGCAATCGAATTACACGGGAGTGCAGCACCCGCTTTCTCTCATTGGGGAGGCGCAGGAGAAGGGTTGGCGAGTGCTGCTGGACGCGGCCGCCTTTGTGCCCACAAACCGCCTCAATCTCACGGAGTACCAACCAGATTTCGTCTGCCTCTCGTTCTATAAGATGTTCGGCTATCCCACGGGAATCGGCGCGTTGCTGATTCATAAAAACGCGATCGACATCCTGCGGCGTCCGTGGTTTGCCGGCGGTACGGTGAAGCTCGTCTCGGTGCAGGGGGAGTCGCACGCGCTCGCCAGTGGCGAGGCTGCCTTCGAGGATGGCACCTTGAATTATCTGGCGATTCCCGCCGTCGAGATCGGCCTGCGCCATCTCAAAACTTTGGGGCTCGGGGCGACAAGCGCCCGCGTTCAAGCCCTTACGGCGGCTACGCTTGAGCGTTTGCAGTCGCTCCGCCATCAGAATGGCAAGGCGCTGCTGCGGATCTATGGGCCGCAGGAGATGTTGATGCGCGGTTCCACCATCACCATGAACCTCTATGACCGGGACGGCATCCGCATCGACTTCCGGCGTGTGGAAGAACTGGCCGGACAACAGGGCATTTCCTTACGCGGTGGCTGCTTCTGCAACCCGGGCGCGAATGAATTTGCCGAGGAACTGACGGAAGAAGACATGAGGGCTGGCTTCGCCGCCGATGTCGATGTCAGCTTGCCAGGCTTTATCCGCATGATGCAAACGAGGAATCCAGGTAAGAGTGCTGGCGCCATCCGCGCGTCGCTCGGCATCGCTTCGAATCAGGCCGACGTGGATGCCTTTCTGCGTTTCCTCGAAGGGTTCCTCGACCAAAGCCAAGCCAGTATCGGCACTGTGACCATTGAGGACAACGATTGCCGCATCATCCGCGACGGCGTTTGA